From the genome of Scytonema hofmannii PCC 7110, one region includes:
- a CDS encoding orange carotenoid protein N-terminal domain-containing protein produces MTFTQTNDPNVREHVQAFQSLPVDEQLALFWFLYKEMGKSITPAAPGASTVSDSVAEGLFNQIKELPSEEQLQFQRDLINNTDNQYSRMYGSMSDTTKLLFWYRLAQGMDNATIISMPPGYKLSSQSQELLNKLKQVEFEQQMNIFRDYVSPMGTEPKAGAEV; encoded by the coding sequence ATGACATTTACTCAAACTAACGATCCTAATGTTCGAGAACACGTTCAAGCTTTTCAAAGTTTACCTGTAGATGAACAATTGGCTTTGTTCTGGTTTCTTTATAAAGAAATGGGCAAGTCTATAACTCCAGCAGCTCCTGGAGCAAGCACAGTGTCTGATAGTGTTGCTGAAGGTTTATTCAATCAAATTAAAGAACTACCATCAGAAGAACAACTACAGTTTCAGCGCGATTTGATTAATAACACAGATAATCAGTACAGTCGTATGTATGGTTCCATGAGCGATACTACGAAGTTACTATTTTGGTATCGCCTAGCTCAAGGTATGGATAATGCGACTATTATTTCTATGCCTCCTGGTTACAAGCTTTCTTCACAATCTCAAGAATTGCTCAATAAACTTAAGCAAGTTGAATTTGAGCAGCAAATGAATATTTTCCGCGATTACGTCTCTCCAATGGGGACTGAACCAAAGGCGGGTGCTGAAGTTTAG
- a CDS encoding SDR family NAD(P)-dependent oxidoreductase — MDRRLKEKVAIITGAGAGIGEAIAHKFAKEGASVVVNGLPDDPIEDVVNSIRHYGGKAIAYAGDVSQEFHAQNCVQTAINAYGKLDILINNAGVFLATAELQDYPAEVFDDTIRMNLRSAFLMTKYALPHLHKTRGNIVSAGSEAGYNGLAYNTVYGGTKGWMHSFMLGVAVEQAKYGIRANCVCPGAIDTAWTHKEDSPMNAKMEKNLIDATPLARRGTPEEIANVYAFIASDEASYVTGALWLADGGVTTAKGSAGSDTPFWMRFAPKGELRLDHSKEGLENKQTQTLI, encoded by the coding sequence GTGGATAGACGTTTAAAAGAAAAAGTTGCAATTATTACAGGTGCTGGTGCTGGTATTGGAGAAGCTATTGCCCATAAATTTGCTAAAGAAGGTGCATCAGTGGTTGTCAATGGACTTCCTGATGACCCAATTGAGGATGTTGTTAATTCCATCAGACACTACGGTGGTAAAGCTATAGCCTATGCTGGAGATGTTTCTCAAGAATTTCACGCCCAAAATTGCGTTCAGACGGCAATTAATGCTTATGGTAAGTTAGATATCTTAATCAACAATGCTGGTGTATTTTTAGCTACAGCAGAACTTCAAGACTATCCTGCTGAAGTATTCGATGATACTATTCGCATGAATTTGCGATCGGCATTTTTGATGACCAAATACGCACTCCCCCATCTGCACAAAACTCGCGGTAACATTGTTTCAGCTGGTTCTGAAGCAGGTTATAACGGTTTAGCGTATAACACGGTTTATGGCGGTACAAAAGGTTGGATGCACTCTTTTATGCTTGGTGTTGCAGTAGAGCAAGCTAAATATGGCATTCGCGCTAACTGTGTTTGTCCTGGTGCTATTGATACCGCTTGGACACATAAGGAAGATAGTCCAATGAATGCGAAGATGGAAAAAAACCTCATTGATGCCACACCACTAGCAAGACGCGGTACACCAGAAGAAATTGCTAACGTTTACGCTTTCATTGCTTCTGATGAAGCCAGTTATGTCACTGGTGCGTTATGGTTAGCTGATGGTGGAGTGACTACTGCAAAAGGGTCTGCTGGTTCAGACACTCCTTTCTGGATGAGGTTTGCACCTAAGGGTGAATTGCGCCTCGATCACTCTAAAGAAGGATTGGAAAATAAGCAAACACAAACCCTCATTTAA
- a CDS encoding DUF6335 family protein, translating to MAEEKSNQNFDTDDLPQVVTESYGTGVKDLPGNNIGDRKNKYDDPGNAEASPKLTGGDIDARWDLEATVGDEGVGGTVPTPDQDIVDDLGAAVGMEMNDKANLRTVDIFEQRDDRRWELDPMSSEDYEQRGQ from the coding sequence ATGGCAGAAGAAAAGTCCAATCAAAACTTTGACACAGATGATTTGCCACAAGTTGTCACTGAATCCTACGGAACTGGTGTCAAAGACTTACCAGGGAATAATATTGGCGATCGCAAAAACAAATATGACGATCCAGGTAACGCAGAAGCCAGTCCAAAGTTAACAGGGGGAGATATAGATGCTCGTTGGGATTTAGAAGCAACAGTAGGGGATGAGGGTGTTGGTGGTACAGTCCCCACTCCCGACCAAGACATTGTAGATGACCTTGGCGCTGCTGTTGGCATGGAAATGAATGATAAAGCCAATCTGCGAACAGTAGATATTTTTGAGCAGCGCGATGACCGCCGTTGGGAATTAGATCCCATGTCCTCGGAAGATTATGAACAAAGGGGACAGTGA